The genome window CATTGGTTTATCAAATCTGTTGTTATGGTAGGAACCTGGGTCCACTTTGTAACGTGGATTCAGGTttttgttcataattttaaaactctatgttcataatttttaaattttatcttcacaatttttactctatatttacaattacagaattttatgttcacaattttagaactttatattgaCACTTtcagaactttatattcaatagtataacatgatttttgaatttatataacaaattatgaatatagagttcaaaaattgtgaatattgaataatgtaattttgtatattgagatttacaattgtgaatataaagttctaaaattgtgaatatagaattctaaaagtgtgaacatatagttttaaattgtgaatatggacctaggtccaccttgcaaggtagaccctggtccataacataatttgcctGATCAAATCtaatgatttttcatttttaatttagggtgcgtttggttcgcacatgggaatcggaatcagaatgggtatcaaatacttggtaagggtaatgggttttggtgaaagtatttagcatgtttggtagttgggtggaatgggaatgattattaatagttggggaagaaatgatgaaggaagatgaaacccttatttaataagggtatgggttttgccattaatggggtattccaaacccatagtagcattcacaaaacctatcaaccaaacactaacaatcactttgatacccataccttatgcctaaaccccccaaccaaacacacccttacttaatttttaaattttgagtaGACTATAACCTAACTATAATATCTGCTCGataaattatgtcaattttttattGGAATGGAACTCAAATCTAACACTCTTGCTTTTCAGGgcatttaattttaaacattttgaattaaaagtaaaacatttttaaaaattagtaatAAGTAAAAGTGAAACGaattaaaatcaatatgttGTTATAATATATGAACCATAAGTAGAATAAATTCTCATCTTACAATATACATGGTcatgtccattttttttttttaccaaaattgTATAATAAGTGGAGATCACTAGAAAAGTTGAGTAAGTTGACTCAATCGACAATCATAAAGGGTTGAACCCCATAAAGATTTAGATGGACACACTAGAACACTAGAAGTGTTTGAATTTTTGAAAAGTGCATGCTATAAAAACAAGTTAAAAATTGTGTAGTcgattttatatatttaaaatattttaattttttgtttgaggGGTTGTATAATCATGTTTtgttagtgttttttttttttttttgttagatcaCAATGCGTTCTGAATAGGCTCTAACTATAGGAGACGTCGTAAGTCAGTAccataaacaaaatattttattagtgtaTTTATACATTCCAAAGTGGTTGGCATTTCCATTATTCACAATGTACTTATAGTGAGAGTAATGGGCTTCCCTCCCTATAGTCCTCCATTATTAATTGAAGTACTTGGGGTGTATGATGCAGTACTTGGCTTTGCAGGTTATATTGCACCCAAATACAAAGGTACATCATAGCAAAATTTGTTGGGTCTTGCGGAGTTCACATACATGAACAATTTTTGAaatacaaccaaaaaaaaaaaatcaaatttctcaagttacggagtacttttttttttttttttgttgagaaatccaCTGAGgatgtaaattaatatttgtgactaaaaattatatacgaaaaaatgttagaaaatagcataaattgacattttaagtaGCTATTTTGTGATATAATTTTAAGTGTAGTCcacttttaattttgattaggTCAAAGTGTATTCAAGTATAATGTTCCTAGTTGAGAtgataaatttgatatattatacgttcaaaattaataatgtgtgaatgagaaattaattctcaaattgTACTCAttgagttgaaaaaaaaaaagttttagaaGTTTTTAAGTAGTCATTTTACccacattaaaaatatattttagtttGTACTAGTATAAATACAATTTAATGTTATAAAGAGTTTGAATTGCATAACATGGGGCATTTTTTAGTTGTAAAGCCTTAATGCTTCTAACAATAAatggtttttttatttttctcaactAGAAAGGTTGTGAAGTGTTACTACTTTGCGTAGTAAAGATTGAGTAGTAAATGATAGAAACCTTATTGCTTTGAGTAGGAAATGAGGAGAAGTTGAaacctttcttctttcttttatgAGTAAtactgactatgttacaatgtggtatatgttcataattactttctcaacctactgaagcacaacgagtcaacattCACCTCCACTAAAGCTCGAACCCACTAtcttccatgtgggagtgtaaatcgagtGGCACTAGAAGTTGAAACCTTActttttttgagtgataatGGATGTGATCACTTGAACCCTTACTACTTTGAGCAGTAAATAATGTGAAGCCTTACTACTCGTTATATTACTTAATGCTCTCAATCATTCACGGATTATATCTCCTTTACTGTATCTTTAGAATTgcaaaatactaataatattgagttaattatgatcaatttagaaattaataaCTTGTAACATCAtatctattttaattaatttgttagtttTGGAAGTTAcgatttaaatttcaaatttaatttttgaatgcCATAACAGTTAAAGAATACCTAATTCCGTATAAATATATTGTGTTGAGCATAATGGTTTAGAACTTTTGACTccttaaaaaaatatgattttctttCTACGAATCCTCTCTTCTTCCTCACAATTTTTGCTAACACttcatataaaaatttgaaGTGTTCTTCTTTGTTTAAGCTAGCTAAAAACGTTTATATTTGAGTACTCTAATCactcctaatttttttttactatattttctctcatgcTTTCGCTTATTTGGTGCATAACTTTAATAGACAAATTGGACTAACTAATGCGCATTTATGTATAGTTTCTTTTAATTGCACAATAAAGGGAAGAAGAAGCAATTTGGAGCAAAAGTGACCAATTCAAAGCTaaaaaggtgcatgaaaatgaaGTAGAATTGAAGGTCATCTAGAGGTAGAATGTGAAGATAACATACAGTTGAAAATGAGCAACACAAGATCGTGGAATGGTTTTAGCCGCGGTCACGAGCATCGTCATACCCCTGAGGATGACTTGCTCCGGTCATAGGCGTCATCACGCTCGTGTCGATGCCTATGCCCCGAATCATGATGCACaatttattttgtcattttcatATCTAAAAAGGGAGTTTTAGAGAGATTGTGAACGAAATTGATATCCTAGGTAATATCTATATCtgtatctatattatatattatatatatataaaagcaacaactttttggtaaataattttttttttcagttttctgCCCAGTCAAAATTACGTAGTTTTgatgaatttgtaaaattattagtcaaaaCTAATAATTATGTGTTCAAATAGTGCATTTGTGTATTATCAATTAAGGAGAATTTTATTGAGAAAAAGCttttaaaaggttttttttttaataaaagtaaaatattctAAACCAgcattcttaaaatattttgtaaatttaaatatcctACGCTATATCAATCTAATTCTACCCATTCACTAATTAGTGGTGTGTACCCCCTCTCTATATATACTTAGATAATAAATTTAAGGATTCAAGTATACTTTTAATTACAatactttattatataaaatttaatatttattaaataaaataactttattttttattagtattctAACCAATGAAATGACAAACAAAACTTGACATAAAGTGGTAAAAGTATAAATGGTTGCTGAAATTTCATTATGAAGATAacaacatttaaaaaagaaagacaattaagaaaaatactgtaatatttatgaaaacaaaaaataaacagCTTAATAAACCTTAGATATCATAAGAAAATAGTATACAAGATTTTGAACAGAATGCACTCAATCCTTGATCAGAaccaatattaaatataatgagAGTATATCAAGAGTTTAGGTcatctaaacaaaaaaaatgatccAAAACTAGAAGCGAGTTAGACATTAAatttaatgaaataaaaataaaattaaatgtaacaatataataataattgattgattaCCAGAATTTGCCATTTTATTTAATGGATATTCTTTAGCGTAAAACTTGTTATTTACACCGGATTTCTACCCTTCCACTTCTCCCCATTTTATTTAATGGATATTCTTTAGCGTAAAACTTTTTATTTACACCGGATTTCTACCCTTTCACTTCCCCCCATTTTATTTAATGGATATTCTTTAGCGTAAAACTTTTTATTACACCGGATTTCTACCCTTCCCACTTCCCCTCACTTTGTTACTGAGGAATCCTATGAACCAATGTTGTTACGTCCGGGCCTGGCCCTTTCTCGTCTCTCTCCCCATATTCGCGCCAAATAGAGTTCCTTGGCACGAATTCGCACAGCCGCAGGCACGCTTTTCATTAGCCTCTCTCCCAAAACCcttattataactcataaaCTCGCGTTTCCATCCTCGATTTTACCGCACTATTTGAACCAGATGCTATTATGTCCGTCGACTATAGTTGGATGAAGCCGTGAGAAAATGGCTCGATGTTCTGATTCCGCTGACGTATCGATCAAATTGGAGAGTGAGGCCTGCGACGCGGCGTGGTCAGAGGAACACGAGCGTGTTCCTTTGAAACAACGTCTGAAATTGCTCTTGGCTAGCAAGCGCATTGCCCAACCCGGATTACAGATTTCTGCCATCTCCGAGTGAGTTTTTCATTTGTATTTTCACTGCATTTTTTCTCTGCAAGACTAAGGTGATGCAATTTTTGCAATGTGCATGTCACCGGAGGGAAGCCTTTAACTTCGTTTTGGTTTATAAAAGTCTCGATGTCTTATGGAAGTGCAATTTGTGCAGGCCTGCAACTACTAATGTTGTTAGAAATCACAGCAACCAATGCTACTCACAGGTATTGTTGTTTATTCACTTTAATTATCTTTTTGTTGGGATTGCTTGACATGTATTGTTGTGATTATgattcatagttttttttttgtttttgtttttgtttattacaTAAACTTGTATTGGTGTTTATATCATTTATCTAGTTTTCCATTGTTTATTAACATCTGTAGCTGCACCTAATGAAAAAGCTTCTTTCTAGATTCACACACAGTACATCAATGATCTCATTTATTGTTTCAACTTCCTATTGTTGCTGTTATTATGGAGTactgtttttcaattttgctTCATTTCCtcctttttgttggttttacttacactttaaaaagttttgctAGGGCAAAAATATCTTATTTTAGTGTGCCTAGAGTTATGTGCTTGTGATGACTTTATTTGCCATACTTGATTGGTGACTAagttcataaaataatttaatttcacaCTCTATGTGTTCAGGAGGAGAAGGTTGACATTCTTGATGTGAAGCAAAATGGTGCTGGTAAAAGTTCTTATGTAAAGTCTTATGGTGTACGTTTTTATGAATAGTTCAAAATGgtgtaattatatttcatatagtGTCTGCTTTATAAGGAAGATGAGAACATATATTAGTGATTTGTACTAAACCTGCAACTTGTGTATGGAACAACGTGATAAGCAAGTGCCAGGAGATTTACAAATGAAAACGaactttatatgtttttttttaattaatttatttttaatttttaatttttatcttcctttattattattattattattattattattattattattaaaaatttgaacttgtatataaattattgtaaaaCTGCTTATGGTGTTGAATAATATCAGAAGCCTTGCAAAAGAAGTGCATAAAATGAGGTGGAAAGTGATTGTACTGATGTTAAAATGTGTTTATAGTATTTTATTGGTGTAAACATAGGTGAGGTGAAAGAATGTGTCTCCTCCCGGGCTGAAGGAGATAAGAGCATGGGCCGAAGCCAGATGACCACTGATAATATTATGTTAGACAAAGTTGATGCGGTCAACAGTACTTTACTTCAGTTCTTGCCATCAGACCTTCCCATAAAAACAAAGGTTTCTGCTGTCAATAAATTGAAAAAGTGCTTAAATTATTCATCCAGTGTTGATGTGGAGACAACAGTGAAGTTAAAGAATGAGACTCCTGAATTTTTGGATGAACTTGATTTTGTGGTACTAAAAGAACGACAAAGAATGCTACTAACAAGGTACTATTTTCCTCAgaggattttttctttttttattaggtTGATTTTTCTCTTGAAGTGTTGagcatttatatttaaatttaaacaaataaattttaatgccGAAGTTCAATAGTTTAATGAAAGTGTTTTGATTTATTAGAGTTCTGTGacctaaatatatttaatatctGTGGAGCTTAGATagcaaatattaaataatttgttttttttgatgTATAttctaattgaaattttcagGAAAGCACTTTCTTTGGAAAGGAAAACTATAGAGGTAATTTCTCTCGATCTTGTGACTCTGTAGTTTTGCATTTGTTAATCATTCTACAAAAATTTTGCCACTTGTTGGAAGACTCATGAGATGAATAATGAAATAGATTTATGTACATATTGAATCTTTGAAGATGATTCTTGACTCAACAATGATGCTATCTTGTTGGAACTCTTCTATGTGCTATTTaggtttttcttcttcaagcaATTTTTGGCTGTTAATGGTCAGTACGTGCATATTTTGGTTTTCATTCCATGAAATCATTTTTACTTGGTTTTTGTTACGAAAGTAAATAGAGTTTATGAATAAGTTCTTtattagaaaagagaatacaCAACCCTATAAATACATGCTAGAAGACTTCTAATAAGGTAACAAGTTTCCATATGACTACCTATTCAAATCCCTATAAATCTCCAAGCtgcgtaatatatatatataggttccaCAATACTTGTACAGTTGTACAATCCATAACActcccctcaagttggagcatagatattaatcattaatcatgcccaacttgttacacaaaTAACTAACTCAAATCCCATTTAGTGCACCCCCCTGAAACGGAAGCCTTGGACACCACCAATACCACGGACAATCGGGTGAACTCAGAGTGGACTGAACAAGCTTGGGATTAGACTCTCCCTCTGAACTAGAAGCTTGGACGCCGCCAATACCATAGGCAAACATCGGGTGAACTCCCTCCCCTGAACCGGAAGCTTGGATGCCATCGTTACCATGGGCAAACACCGGGTGAACACAAAGGTAAAGAAGACAAACTCTGAGAAGGAGGACACAATTTCTTTTCCAACGAAAGGGAAGCATGCCCCAAACGATGATGGGCATAAAAAAGGGTTGACAACACCAAATCAAGCAACGGAATCCAGCTTAGCAAACTCATCAGCAAAGATCAAGACTGACTTGCTAGATGTATCAAACTTATTTGCAGCCAtcccagaaaaaaaaatcacaaaatacacaaaattcaaGCCTGAATGTGTACAAGAAAAAGTGACTATGGAGCAAAAATCACTAACAACGCAATGGTCCAAACCAAGTCTAGAACTTAAACTAACTCAGGCGACCTAGGAGCAGTTAACCAAAATGTTTTCCGGTCGCGAGAGGGGCCTCATGCACCGGCACGTGGGAGAGTGGCAGCGGGGAATGGCAGCGCGTGAGGCTCACGCACGGGTCAAAACATTGTCAAAATTTCCAGGCAAGGTCGCTAGACACCGACGCTCCTCCCTAGGTCAGCGGTGGCGacaacaaagcaaaaaaaattatcGTAAAGGCTCAGATACCATGTTGCGAAAGTAAAGAGAGAGTTTCTGAATAAGTTGTTTATTAGAAAAGAGATTACACAGCCCTATAAATACATGCTAGAAGGCTTTTAATAaggaaacaagtttccatatgACTACCTACTCAAATCCCTATAAATCTTGAGGCTGCCTAATACTTGTACAGTTGTACATTGAAAAATTGTATTTCATTCGACCTAAGCTCAGGGGCAGAGCAGAGGATAACCCCTCTTGGTTGCTGGTTCGAATCCAGCAGGTCGAAAAACTTTTGAGTGTTGGGAATGTTATTAGGACCTTGGTTTTAATAATGCAGGAGGTCTACATTGGAAATATGAATGATAGAATCATAGAAAGGAATGAGAAGAAATTTGAGGCAACAATAGTAGCAAGGATTGGGAGGGATTTAAACCTTATCTTTCACAATTCTTCAATCCTTTGGGTACAGACCTACATTTTTATTCAActtgaaaacaaaaaaggagCATAATTATTCGGTAGTGTCTGATCCTCCTTTATTGGTGGGAGCTTCAGGTGTGAAATTTCTTGCATCTTCAGTTTCCTCCCTGTCAACTGTCACAACCGTAATATGATGCAAATGTATCTGAGAAATTTGAGTGAAGACTGCTTGTTACTAAGTCTAAATATATTGATCATTATATGAGcttctttctcttttattttagcTCCCTTCCTTTTTACCAATCAtgttaatttcttatttttcatgaaGCCTTTTCTTAGGCTAAGTGGCTAACTAAagttttaatgtttatttacttatttgttCATTTTGAGTTGGGATTAGCATTGAGGTTTGGATGGATGTGGTTGTGTTCTTGAAATCTTTCTATGCTTTTCCCCATTGTTGTTGGTGGCAATTAACTGCTGAAGAATAATACACTTTAGGACAATTCGGTTGTAATTATGGGAGCTGTTTACTCATTCACCTCCCATCCTGCTTTCATGAATGTCTTATGTTGGCCGTGTAATTGGAAATAGTATggagcattattattattttttatatgttgGCCGTGTTTCAAGTGTCATTCCACTtcgttttattttcttaatcacAACCACAAAATTTACTTAATATATGTCTTCTTATGTATTGCATTCTCCTCACCTATACCCAATGTGTTCTCTACCAATTTGACAGCATTTGCTATAGAAAAGATCTAGAGTAAAGGAGTGTGTCGACAGCACAGTTAGGCTGATTATAGCATTTACGCAATCGTTTTCTCTTTAGTTTCAAGAACTTCTGAGCATGTGTACTTCTTGCTGTTTAATGCAGGGCACCTCACCGGCGCTTTCTAGCTTGGCTGAAGATAACGGGATCAAGCGAGGTAATGGAGTTGGAAAAGAAGGTGATACTTCCAGTGATAGGGACTTACCAATGGCTGGAGATCATTCTAAGATATCTGATTTGTCAAACTTCACAGTTCATGGATTGAGTGACTCCTGCCAGAAAGACTATTCATCTAATCTTGTATCATCAAAAAGGATTCAAGGAAATGATTGGTTATACTCTTCAAAGAAAACTCTTCCCGACCAGGAATCAAGTCATGGGTTAGATCTTTCTTCTGATGGTAGCAAGGCTAGGCTTAGTTCAGCAATTGTAAATGTCAAGGTTGAACCCTTGGAGAGCATTGAGTTAGAAACTACAGGAAAACATGCTACAGAGAATCCACCATATAATTGCTTCCTTCCAGTGAAAAGAGAACAAGAAGTCCCTAATGATTCTTGTTTAGATAAACTTGACCACATGCTGCTGCAAGAGcgaatgaaattattttcaaataaggCAATTAATTCTTCAGGAGGTGATGGAATATCAGCTTCTTTGAGCGAAATAGTGCCCTCTGTGTTTGATTCCACACCCATTGCATCTGCAGCTGCCGAACCACTGAAAATTAACCGTCCACGAAAGCGGAGAAAGACTGCCACgtaagatttatttatttgctaTAATGAATTTATATTCATGATGTATGATCATCTatgaagattttatttttcccctATGCATCCTTGGAATTTCTGAGGTTTAATCCCTTGTTCCTCTCATACCACCTTCAGAGATTCTGTTGAAGAAGCACTGGAGGAAGATGCTCCAGGACTCCTCAAGGTACTATTGCAGTTTCTCAGTGGTGCTTGTAATGTAGATGATTTTATGGACTTCATGTATCTGTTCAGGTACTGCTTGAGAAAGGTGTATCAGTTGATGAAATTAAGCTGTATGGGGAACCAGAAAGCAATGAGGCTCTGGATGATTTGCCTACAGAAGATAGCTTCTCTGAGCttgaagaaattatatcaaaggTTTGCTAATATCTTTGTTACTAAGATTGTTTTCTGTTGTTGACTTGCAATCCTTAGCATTGAAGCttataaaacaaagaaaaaaggaaatgtgatttttctttcattttctggGTCATGTCTGGTTCTTATTCAGTATTACTTAAGTTAAAATGTTCCTttcagttttttctttttttgggccAATAATGCTTTCACTCAGTTTATATATGTCTAAACTTCTGTTGAAGAAGGTAATATGAAGGATGCAATGACAATAGAGGAGGTTATTGGCATATTCATCTGTTTGTATGAGATTGATGAATACGACAAGCAGCCTTGATTCCCCGTTTTCT of Ipomoea triloba cultivar NCNSP0323 chromosome 3, ASM357664v1 contains these proteins:
- the LOC116012136 gene encoding uncharacterized protein LOC116012136; protein product: MARCSDSADVSIKLESEACDAAWSEEHERVPLKQRLKLLLASKRIAQPGLQISAISEPATTNVVRNHSNQCYSQEEKVDILDVKQNGAGEVKECVSSRAEGDKSMGRSQMTTDNIMLDKVDAVNSTLLQFLPSDLPIKTKVSAVNKLKKCLNYSSSVDVETTVKLKNETPEFLDELDFVVLKERQRMLLTRKALSLERKTIEGTSPALSSLAEDNGIKRGNGVGKEGDTSSDRDLPMAGDHSKISDLSNFTVHGLSDSCQKDYSSNLVSSKRIQGNDWLYSSKKTLPDQESSHGLDLSSDGSKARLSSAIVNVKVEPLESIELETTGKHATENPPYNCFLPVKREQEVPNDSCLDKLDHMLLQERMKLFSNKAINSSGGDGISASLSEIVPSVFDSTPIASAAAEPLKINRPRKRRKTATDSVEEALEEDAPGLLKVLLEKGVSVDEIKLYGEPESNEALDDLPTEDSFSELEEIISKLFSRRDSLFKLGPLHISKGEKPSYCLACLFSLVEQARSLQFRKWPVEWGWCRDLQSFIFVFERHNRIVLERPEYGYATYFFELVESVSIHWQIKRLVTAMKLTNCSRISLIENRALLVGEDLSEGEARVLMGYGWIPNTGLGSMLNYCDRVFHDRKHERDSSEWRSKIGKMLIDGYNGGKVVLTDIRMNLPKDNVDEEEEDIKVKLEMD